The proteins below come from a single Streptomyces sp. B3I8 genomic window:
- a CDS encoding vancomycin high temperature exclusion protein, with amino-acid sequence MRPPHPRLRRLLRLPRLPRTRRAQRRTLQATVALCVLALSPAAWLFTTTDSHLRTPETTPRTDVAVVFGAGLWDGEPSPYLAHRLDTAAALYHAGRVKVLLVTGDNSRDDYDEPDAMQAYLTKHGVPRDRVVEDYAGFDTWDSCARAKKIFGVDRAVLVSQGFHIRRAVALCRAAGVESYGVAAAGDAHDVTWYYGATREVFAAGKAALDALFRPDPHFLGPREPGVGRALAAAGSGRTAG; translated from the coding sequence ATGCGCCCGCCCCACCCGCGCCTCCGCCGCCTCCTCCGGCTGCCCCGTCTCCCCCGCACCCGCCGGGCCCAGCGCCGCACGCTCCAGGCCACCGTCGCCCTCTGCGTCCTCGCCCTCTCCCCCGCCGCCTGGCTGTTCACCACCACCGACAGCCACCTCCGCACCCCGGAGACCACCCCCCGCACCGACGTCGCCGTCGTCTTCGGCGCCGGACTGTGGGACGGCGAACCGTCCCCGTACCTCGCCCACCGCCTGGACACCGCCGCCGCGCTCTACCACGCCGGCCGCGTCAAGGTCCTCCTCGTCACCGGCGACAACAGCCGCGACGACTACGACGAGCCGGACGCCATGCAGGCGTACCTGACGAAGCACGGCGTCCCCCGCGACCGCGTCGTCGAGGACTACGCCGGCTTCGACACCTGGGACTCCTGCGCCCGCGCGAAGAAGATCTTCGGCGTGGACCGGGCCGTACTGGTCAGCCAGGGCTTCCACATCCGCCGTGCGGTGGCCCTGTGCCGAGCGGCCGGCGTGGAGTCGTACGGCGTCGCGGCCGCGGGCGACGCGCACGACGTGACCTGGTACTACGGCGCCACCCGCGAGGTGTTCGCGGCGGGCAAGGCGGCACTGGACGCCCTCTTCCGGCCGGACCCGCACTTCCTCGGCCCGCGGGAGCCGGGGGTGGGCCGGGCACTGGCGGCGGCCGGGAGCGGACGAACGGCGGGCTGA
- a CDS encoding molybdopterin oxidoreductase family protein: protein MQTTVTPTHCPYCSLQCGMNLVPAADGGVEVAERADFPVNRGALCGKGRTAPALLSSAVRLTSPLVRRDGVLEPASWEEALDALADALTRARTAHGADAVGVFGGGGLTNEKAYALGKFARVALGTSQIDYNGRFCMSSAAAAGTRAFGLDRGLPFPLEDIPRTGCVILVGSNPAETMPPALRYFTELRENGGTLIVVDPRRTRTAEQADLHLAPRPGTDLALALGLLHLIVAEGHTDEEYLRERTSGWEEARATAMAHWPEYVERITGVPVPRLREAVRLFCAPDAAMVLTARGPEQQSKGTDTVGAWINLTLATGRAGRPLSGYGCLTGQGNGQGGREHGQKADQLPGYRKLTDPAARKHVARVWGVDPDSLPGPGRSAYELLDALGTDIRALLVMGSNPVVSAPRATHVEERLRSLDFLAVADVVLSETARLADVVLPVTQWAEETGTTTSLEGRVLLRRRALAPPDGVRSDLEVLHGLAARLGVEKKFPADPEEVFEELRRASAGGPADYSGISYRRLAEEDGVFWPCPADIPEGEDAGTADGRPHPGTPRLFLERFATGDGRARFAAVSHRAAGEDTDEEYPVLLTTGRVLAQYQSGAQTRRVAELNAAAPGPFVEMHPRLAERVGVADGEDVAVVSRRGRVVVPVRVSGGIRVDTVFMPFHWAGAGRANVLTNPVLDPVSGMPEFKVCAVRVEVVR, encoded by the coding sequence ATGCAGACCACCGTCACGCCCACGCACTGCCCCTACTGCTCCCTGCAGTGCGGGATGAACCTGGTCCCGGCGGCCGACGGCGGGGTCGAGGTGGCCGAGCGCGCCGATTTCCCGGTGAACCGGGGCGCGCTGTGCGGCAAGGGGCGTACGGCACCGGCGCTGCTGTCGTCCGCCGTACGGCTCACCTCCCCGCTGGTGCGCCGCGACGGCGTGCTCGAGCCCGCCTCCTGGGAGGAGGCGCTCGACGCGCTCGCCGACGCGCTCACGCGGGCGCGCACGGCGCACGGGGCGGACGCGGTCGGGGTGTTCGGCGGCGGCGGGCTGACCAACGAGAAGGCGTACGCGCTGGGCAAGTTCGCCCGGGTCGCGCTCGGCACCTCGCAGATCGACTACAACGGGCGGTTCTGCATGTCGTCCGCGGCGGCGGCCGGGACGAGGGCGTTCGGGCTCGACCGGGGGCTGCCGTTCCCGCTGGAGGACATCCCGAGGACCGGATGCGTGATCCTCGTCGGCTCCAACCCCGCCGAGACGATGCCGCCCGCCCTGCGCTACTTCACCGAACTGCGCGAGAACGGCGGCACGTTGATCGTCGTCGACCCGCGCCGCACCCGTACCGCCGAGCAGGCCGATCTGCACCTGGCGCCCCGCCCCGGCACCGACCTCGCCCTGGCGCTGGGCCTGTTGCACCTGATCGTCGCCGAGGGTCACACGGACGAGGAGTACCTCCGGGAGCGGACGAGCGGCTGGGAGGAGGCGCGGGCCACCGCGATGGCGCACTGGCCGGAGTACGTGGAGCGGATCACCGGCGTGCCGGTGCCGCGGCTGCGGGAGGCAGTACGGCTGTTCTGCGCGCCCGATGCCGCGATGGTGCTCACCGCGCGGGGGCCCGAGCAGCAGTCCAAGGGCACGGACACGGTGGGCGCGTGGATCAACCTGACGCTGGCGACGGGACGGGCGGGCCGGCCGCTGTCCGGATACGGGTGCCTGACCGGGCAGGGCAATGGGCAGGGCGGGCGCGAACACGGCCAGAAGGCCGACCAGTTGCCCGGCTACCGCAAGCTGACCGACCCCGCGGCCCGCAAGCACGTGGCGCGGGTGTGGGGCGTCGACCCCGACTCGCTGCCGGGGCCCGGCCGCAGCGCGTACGAACTCCTCGACGCGCTCGGTACGGACATCCGGGCGCTGCTGGTGATGGGCTCCAACCCGGTGGTGTCCGCGCCGCGCGCCACGCACGTGGAGGAGCGGCTGCGGTCGCTGGACTTCCTCGCGGTGGCGGACGTCGTGCTGTCGGAGACGGCCCGGCTGGCGGACGTGGTGCTGCCGGTGACGCAGTGGGCGGAGGAGACGGGGACGACGACCAGCCTGGAGGGCCGTGTACTGCTGCGCCGGCGTGCGCTGGCCCCGCCCGACGGCGTCCGCAGCGATCTGGAGGTGCTGCACGGGCTGGCGGCGCGGCTGGGCGTGGAGAAGAAGTTCCCCGCCGATCCGGAGGAGGTGTTCGAGGAGTTGCGGCGGGCGAGCGCGGGGGGCCCGGCCGACTACTCGGGGATCAGCTACCGGCGGCTGGCGGAGGAGGATGGGGTGTTCTGGCCCTGCCCGGCGGACATCCCGGAGGGGGAGGACGCGGGCACGGCGGACGGGCGCCCGCACCCCGGGACGCCCCGGCTGTTCCTGGAGCGGTTCGCCACCGGGGACGGGCGGGCCCGGTTCGCGGCGGTGTCGCACCGGGCGGCCGGGGAGGACACGGACGAGGAGTATCCGGTGCTGCTGACCACCGGGCGGGTGCTCGCGCAGTACCAGTCGGGGGCGCAGACGCGGAGGGTGGCGGAGCTGAACGCGGCGGCGCCGGGGCCGTTCGTGGAGATGCACCCGCGGCTGGCGGAGCGGGTGGGGGTGGCGGACGGGGAGGACGTGGCGGTGGTGTCGCGGCGGGGGCGGGTGGTGGTGCCGGTGCGGGTGTCCGGGGGGATTCGGGTGGACACGGTGTTCATGCCGTTCCACTGGGCGGGGGCGGGAAGGGCGAACGTGTTGACGAACCCCGTGCTCGATCCGGTGTCGGGGATGCCGGAGTTCAAGGTGTGCGCGGTGCGGGTGGAGGTCGTGCGGTGA
- the cutA gene encoding divalent-cation tolerance protein CutA, whose protein sequence is MTTDSNGRPAAPAALTVLTTTDSEAAARELARGAVEARLAACAQISGPVTSVYRWQGGVETAAEWQVSFKTTPARYEALEHHLRTAHDYETPEIIATPVVRGSTEYLRWVTEETAPDGGAGPR, encoded by the coding sequence ATGACGACCGACTCGAACGGGCGACCGGCGGCGCCGGCCGCGCTGACGGTACTGACGACGACGGACTCCGAGGCCGCTGCGCGGGAGCTGGCCCGGGGCGCGGTCGAAGCACGCCTGGCGGCCTGCGCCCAGATCTCCGGCCCGGTCACCTCCGTCTACCGCTGGCAGGGCGGGGTGGAGACCGCCGCCGAGTGGCAGGTCTCGTTCAAGACGACCCCGGCACGCTACGAGGCCCTGGAACACCACCTGCGCACCGCGCACGACTACGAGACCCCGGAGATCATCGCCACCCCGGTGGTGCGGGGGAGTACGGAGTACCTCCGGTGGGTGACGGAGGAGACGGCACCGGACGGCGGCGCCGGACCGAGGTGA